A genomic window from Paenibacillus sp. FSL K6-0276 includes:
- a CDS encoding polysaccharide deacetylase, whose amino-acid sequence MMWEKAFALLSHFRGSHKSRFGICTVMLKKHRGQPILCQDATVINQGEWVGELHLDNERILKLIRSEGSDRAALQTARMLRKSMQQINEAFESQSEFRQVKALLGITLLHRGLTHGLGFEQQNIKSGVFERITTIYLRLLLSAMHPEGRQRINRRTEQLVPMLLIHSRASLKNRFSPGQNYSG is encoded by the coding sequence CACATTTTCGTGGATCGCATAAGTCACGCTTTGGTATATGTACCGTGATGCTAAAAAAGCACCGGGGACAGCCTATTTTATGCCAAGACGCCACGGTCATCAATCAGGGAGAGTGGGTGGGAGAACTCCACCTCGACAATGAAAGAATCCTGAAGTTGATCCGGTCCGAAGGATCGGATCGTGCCGCACTGCAAACGGCTCGCATGCTGCGCAAATCAATGCAGCAAATCAACGAAGCCTTCGAATCGCAGTCCGAGTTCAGGCAGGTCAAGGCTTTATTGGGGATTACACTGCTCCATCGAGGATTAACACACGGTCTTGGCTTTGAACAACAAAATATAAAGTCCGGCGTTTTCGAACGCATCACCACCATCTATCTTCGATTGCTGCTGTCTGCCATGCATCCGGAAGGGAGACAAAGAATCAATCGGCGAACAGAGCAACTGGTCCCGATGTTACTGATTCATTCACGCGCCTCACTGAAGAATCGATTCTCACCCGGACAGAACTACTCTGGATAG
- a CDS encoding polysaccharide deacetylase family protein — protein MFIPSLITRVSGFGVFRKGTVKKQVAFTFDDGPHPKYTPELLDLLKLHQVKATFFMLGSRAEQYPDLIRRMDREGHQIGIHNYCHTSNWLMLPSTIRREHLERSADIIESIVGIRPNHYRPPWGLINLFDFFRHKQYRIVLWSLKAGDWNIRSCQTRMQAILLGGITDGSVVLLHDSGETAGADRHAPYFMLLVLEEVLNQLQARNLQFVRLDEMS, from the coding sequence ATGTTTATTCCGAGTTTGATTACGCGAGTGAGCGGCTTTGGTGTCTTTCGCAAAGGAACGGTAAAAAAACAGGTGGCATTCACTTTTGATGATGGGCCACATCCGAAATATACGCCGGAATTACTGGATTTATTGAAGTTACATCAAGTGAAGGCTACTTTTTTCATGCTTGGATCGCGAGCGGAGCAGTATCCAGATCTGATCAGAAGAATGGATCGGGAAGGCCATCAGATTGGCATCCATAATTATTGCCATACATCTAATTGGCTGATGCTACCCAGTACTATTAGGCGAGAACATCTGGAACGCTCCGCTGATATTATAGAGTCTATTGTCGGAATCAGACCCAATCATTACCGTCCACCCTGGGGATTAATCAATCTATTTGATTTCTTTCGGCACAAGCAGTATCGAATTGTTCTATGGTCACTGAAGGCGGGCGACTGGAACATCCGGTCCTGTCAAACCCGGATGCAGGCCATTCTATTAGGTGGAATTACCGATGGCTCCGTTGTCTTACTTCACGACAGCGGTGAGACTGCGGGCGCGGACCGGCATGCTCCTTATTTTATGCTGCTAGTTTTAGAAGAAGTGCTAAACCAACTGCAGGCAAGAAACCTGCAATTTGTTCGGCTTGACGAAATGTCTTGA
- a CDS encoding AraC family transcriptional regulator: MKPVFYESTLFDISRKKQVYTSMPSRHYHDAYEILYLISGDFYYFIGDRTYQVAGGTLLFMDIHEMHKLVNSGCNMYERVTLLFKKEFLQHFCTGGQSEELFELFKSDYRALKMTGIDQYFIEQLFQKMIQEGKKQARGYEQYQQLLLVELLLYLNRKLFDSRVAPMVESNRTHKKVLDIVNYVNQHYMEPLKLCEISRQFDISSSYLCRTFKEATGFSFIEYINNIRIKEARDLLVGSSFNVTEIAGMVGFDNTSHFGRTFKLMMGISPLCFRKQFKS, translated from the coding sequence ATGAAACCGGTATTTTATGAATCTACTCTTTTTGACATCAGCCGCAAGAAACAGGTATACACCAGCATGCCTTCAAGACACTATCATGATGCATATGAGATTCTGTATTTAATATCCGGGGATTTTTATTATTTTATAGGGGACAGAACCTACCAGGTTGCGGGCGGTACGTTGCTATTTATGGATATTCACGAAATGCACAAACTGGTTAATTCCGGCTGCAATATGTATGAACGGGTTACACTGCTGTTTAAAAAAGAATTCCTGCAGCATTTCTGCACCGGCGGTCAAAGTGAGGAACTGTTCGAATTGTTCAAAAGTGATTACCGCGCTTTGAAGATGACCGGGATAGATCAGTATTTCATCGAACAGCTTTTTCAGAAGATGATTCAGGAGGGGAAGAAGCAAGCCCGCGGATATGAACAGTACCAACAACTATTATTGGTGGAGTTGCTCCTCTATCTTAATCGTAAACTATTTGACAGCCGTGTAGCTCCAATGGTGGAATCCAATCGTACACACAAGAAAGTCCTGGACATCGTTAATTATGTAAATCAACATTATATGGAACCGCTTAAGCTCTGTGAGATTTCACGGCAATTCGACATAAGCTCTTCCTACCTATGCCGAACTTTTAAAGAAGCCACCGGGTTCAGCTTCATTGAATATATCAATAACATCCGCATTAAAGAAGCGCGTGATTTGCTGGTTGGCTCTTCTTTTAATGTTACTGAAATTGCAGGTATGGTTGGGTTTGATAATACCTCCCATTTTGGACGAACCTTCAAATTAATGATGGGCATCTCGCCGCTCTGCTTCCGCAAACAATTTAAGTCTTAA